Proteins from a genomic interval of Rhodococcoides fascians A25f:
- a CDS encoding nucleobase:cation symporter-2 family protein, whose protein sequence is MTRPEDARPPVLQMFGYGLQHILSMFGGVIAVPIIVGGAAGLSGADQALLISCALFVSGVATVLQTIGIPFFGSQLPLVQGISFASVSTVLTIIGSAEDGRTGLRTVLGAVLVAALIGLAIAPFFSKIIRFFPPLVTGSIITVIGLSLMPVAARWITGQEMVGGAPNPNYLDPANIGLAMFTLLAVLVMTKIPGLSRLSILLGLVVGTIAALIVGKTDFDGVGDASVVAVPTPFAFGSPIFAVGAIVSMTIVILVIMVETTADILAVGEVVGTDVDSKRVGDGLRADMVSSAVAPIFNTFPATAFAQNVGLVAMTGIKSRFVVAVGGGVLALLGLSPVLAAVVGVVPLPVLGGAGIALFGTVAASGIRTLGKVNYDNNSNVVIVAVTLAFGLIPVVASDFWDEFPDWFVTIFHSGISAASIVAVVLNVFFNVFRPGTPPNPSVVAAGPAVMVREDEARILREGGSLPEKAEPNKAVPNKAASDKDS, encoded by the coding sequence ATGACCAGGCCCGAGGACGCCCGCCCGCCGGTGCTGCAGATGTTCGGTTACGGTCTGCAACACATTCTCTCGATGTTCGGTGGCGTCATCGCCGTACCGATCATCGTCGGTGGAGCGGCCGGGCTGTCCGGCGCCGACCAAGCCCTGCTGATTTCGTGCGCGCTGTTCGTCAGTGGCGTGGCCACCGTCCTGCAGACCATCGGTATCCCGTTCTTCGGCTCGCAACTGCCGCTGGTGCAGGGCATTTCGTTTGCTTCGGTCTCGACGGTGCTGACGATCATCGGCAGTGCGGAAGACGGCCGAACGGGATTGCGCACGGTCCTCGGTGCCGTGTTGGTGGCCGCACTGATCGGGTTGGCCATCGCGCCGTTCTTCTCGAAGATCATTCGTTTCTTTCCGCCGCTGGTGACCGGCAGCATCATCACCGTCATCGGTCTGTCGCTGATGCCGGTCGCCGCGCGGTGGATCACCGGCCAGGAGATGGTGGGCGGTGCCCCGAACCCGAACTATCTCGATCCCGCCAATATCGGGCTGGCGATGTTCACCCTCCTCGCTGTGCTGGTGATGACCAAGATTCCTGGCCTGTCGAGGCTGTCGATTCTGCTCGGACTCGTCGTCGGCACCATCGCAGCACTGATCGTCGGCAAAACCGACTTCGACGGTGTCGGTGACGCGTCCGTGGTGGCCGTACCGACCCCGTTCGCGTTCGGGTCACCGATCTTCGCCGTCGGTGCGATCGTCTCGATGACCATCGTGATCCTGGTGATCATGGTCGAGACCACGGCCGACATCCTCGCCGTCGGAGAGGTCGTCGGAACCGATGTCGACTCCAAGCGCGTCGGTGACGGCCTGCGCGCAGACATGGTGTCCTCTGCCGTCGCCCCGATCTTCAACACCTTCCCGGCGACGGCCTTCGCGCAGAACGTCGGTCTGGTGGCGATGACCGGCATCAAGAGCCGCTTCGTCGTGGCGGTGGGTGGCGGCGTGCTTGCGCTGCTGGGCCTTTCGCCGGTTCTTGCCGCAGTCGTCGGTGTCGTCCCGCTGCCGGTACTCGGCGGGGCAGGCATCGCTCTGTTCGGAACCGTCGCCGCCAGCGGCATCCGGACCCTCGGCAAGGTGAACTACGACAACAACTCCAATGTGGTCATCGTGGCGGTGACCTTGGCGTTCGGCCTCATTCCCGTTGTCGCGAGCGACTTCTGGGACGAATTTCCGGACTGGTTCGTCACCATCTTCCATTCCGGAATCAGTGCCGCCAGCATCGTGGCAGTGGTCCTCAACGTATTCTTCAACGTATTCAGACCCGGTACGCCGCCGAACCCATCGGTGGTGGCAGCGGGGCCGGCAGTGATGGTGCGTGAGGACGAAGCACGAATACTCCGTGAAGGCGGCAGCTTGCCCGAGAAGGCCGAGCCCAACAAGGCTGTGCCGAACAAGGCTGCATCCGATAAGGACTCCTGA
- a CDS encoding MBL fold metallo-hydrolase, with translation MQVTSVGHAGFHIRTDAGSILCDPWVNPSFYASWFPFPDNSGLDWDELGDCDYLYVSHLHKDHFDPRNLAEHVNKDATVLLPDYPVLDLKHELEKLGFHKFYETTDSVKHTISGPKGDLDIMIIALRAPADGPIGDSGLVVSDGKTVAFNMNDARPVDLDVMTENFGPVDVHMLQYSGAIWYPMVYDMVSRAKKNFGIQKRQRQMDRARQYIEQVGSTWVIPSAGPPCFLDDDLRFLNDVYGDPANVFPDQMVFLEQMRLHGHDKGLLMMPGTAATFDGSELLSHEHPIPTAEAEAIFTTGKAEYIEAYAQRQASVIAAEKAGWATAEGEPLLEPLRGLFEPIMAQTDLICDGIGYPVGITMGDETVVLDFPKRIVREPISDEKFRYSFTIPPELVRTAVRDEEPDWVNSIFLSTRFRARRVGGYNEFLYTFFKCLTDERIAYADGWFSEAHDDTATITMGGYEIQRRCPHLKADLTKFGIVEGKKLTCNLHGWDWNLETGRCLTSKGHELRTQKL, from the coding sequence GTGCAGGTCACCAGCGTGGGACATGCGGGATTCCATATTCGGACCGACGCCGGGAGCATCCTGTGCGATCCGTGGGTGAACCCGTCGTTCTACGCCTCGTGGTTCCCGTTCCCCGACAACTCGGGCCTGGACTGGGACGAGTTGGGTGATTGCGATTACCTGTACGTCTCGCACCTGCACAAGGACCACTTCGATCCACGCAACCTGGCCGAGCACGTCAACAAGGACGCGACGGTGCTGCTGCCGGACTACCCGGTGCTCGACCTCAAGCACGAGCTCGAGAAACTCGGCTTCCACAAGTTCTACGAGACGACGGACTCGGTCAAACACACGATCTCCGGTCCCAAGGGCGATCTCGACATCATGATCATCGCGCTGCGTGCACCTGCGGACGGTCCGATCGGTGACTCGGGCTTGGTCGTCTCCGACGGAAAGACCGTGGCGTTCAACATGAACGACGCACGGCCGGTGGACCTGGACGTGATGACCGAGAACTTCGGCCCCGTCGATGTGCACATGCTGCAGTACTCGGGCGCGATCTGGTACCCGATGGTCTACGACATGGTCTCGCGGGCCAAGAAGAACTTCGGCATCCAGAAGCGTCAGCGGCAGATGGATCGAGCGCGCCAGTACATCGAACAGGTCGGCTCCACCTGGGTGATTCCGTCGGCCGGCCCGCCGTGTTTCCTCGACGACGATCTGCGCTTCCTCAACGACGTCTACGGCGACCCGGCCAACGTGTTCCCGGACCAGATGGTGTTTCTCGAGCAGATGCGCCTGCACGGGCACGACAAGGGTCTGTTGATGATGCCGGGCACCGCCGCAACGTTCGACGGTTCCGAGCTGCTCTCGCACGAGCACCCCATTCCCACCGCCGAGGCGGAGGCCATCTTCACCACCGGCAAGGCCGAGTACATCGAGGCCTACGCCCAGCGTCAGGCATCGGTCATCGCGGCCGAGAAAGCCGGCTGGGCTACGGCCGAGGGCGAGCCGCTGCTCGAGCCGTTGCGGGGACTGTTCGAGCCGATCATGGCGCAGACGGACCTGATCTGCGACGGCATCGGCTACCCCGTCGGGATCACGATGGGCGACGAAACCGTCGTGCTGGACTTTCCGAAAAGAATTGTGCGAGAGCCGATCTCGGACGAGAAGTTCCGCTACAGCTTCACCATTCCGCCGGAACTGGTCCGCACCGCAGTGCGTGATGAGGAGCCCGATTGGGTGAACTCGATCTTCCTGTCCACCCGTTTCCGGGCCCGACGCGTCGGCGGTTACAACGAATTCCTGTACACGTTCTTCAAATGCCTCACCGACGAACGCATCGCCTACGCCGACGGCTGGTTCTCCGAGGCACACGACGACACCGCCACGATCACGATGGGCGGCTACGAGATCCAACGCCGCTGCCCGCACCTGAAAGCGGACCTGACGAAGTTCGGCATCGTCGAGGGCAAGAAGCTCACCTGCAACCTGCACGGTTGGGACTGGAACCTCGAAACCGGCCGCTGCCTGACGTCGAAGGGCCACGAGCTCCGCACGCAGAAGCTCTGA
- a CDS encoding L,D-transpeptidase: protein MHEQVEQTKRTRAVWLIAVLVALVALVAGCTVGSGDGGSGAAAPTTEAAPVAKVTANPADGAVDISPVAPISVSVTDGTLTDVALTNPEGKVVQGALSPDKTSYAVTEPLGYGVEYTWSGSAVGGDNKTVPIEGAFTTVEPDSRTSVSTNIGDGQEVGIAAPIILQFDSAIEDKAAVEKALTVTTNPPTPGAWAWFPDDNGSRIHWRPTNYWAPGTTVSVVAKLYGVNYGDGAYGADDVTLNFSIGRSQVVVADATSHRMQVVRDGATIMDIPVSYGEGNEDRNVTRSGIHVVTEKHEDFLMSNPPFYENVRERWAVRISNNGEFIHANPLTTGVQGASNVTNGCINLSTEDAQQYFGTAMYGDPVEVTGTRIDLSAADGDLYDWAIDWPTWESMSALPAGGATATTTPATSAPATTTAPAPAG, encoded by the coding sequence GTGCATGAGCAGGTAGAACAGACAAAACGGACGCGCGCGGTGTGGTTGATCGCCGTGCTCGTCGCCTTGGTGGCGTTGGTGGCAGGTTGCACCGTCGGATCCGGCGACGGAGGCTCGGGAGCTGCAGCCCCCACCACCGAGGCCGCGCCCGTTGCGAAGGTCACCGCGAACCCGGCCGACGGTGCCGTCGACATCAGCCCCGTCGCGCCCATCTCGGTCTCCGTGACCGACGGAACGCTCACCGACGTTGCGCTGACGAACCCCGAGGGCAAGGTCGTCCAGGGCGCACTCTCACCGGACAAGACCTCGTACGCCGTCACCGAACCGTTGGGGTACGGCGTCGAGTACACGTGGTCCGGCTCGGCTGTCGGCGGCGACAACAAGACCGTGCCCATCGAGGGTGCGTTCACCACCGTCGAACCGGACAGCCGAACCTCGGTGAGCACCAACATCGGCGACGGCCAGGAAGTCGGCATCGCCGCGCCGATCATCCTGCAGTTCGACTCGGCGATCGAGGACAAGGCGGCCGTCGAGAAAGCGTTGACGGTGACCACCAACCCGCCCACTCCCGGCGCATGGGCCTGGTTCCCCGACGACAACGGCTCACGCATCCACTGGCGTCCCACCAACTACTGGGCTCCCGGTACGACGGTGTCGGTGGTCGCGAAGCTCTACGGCGTGAACTACGGCGACGGCGCGTACGGAGCCGACGACGTCACCTTGAATTTCAGTATCGGACGCAGCCAGGTGGTCGTCGCCGACGCCACCAGCCACCGCATGCAGGTGGTCCGCGACGGCGCGACGATCATGGACATCCCCGTCAGCTACGGCGAGGGTAACGAGGACCGCAACGTCACTCGCAGCGGCATCCACGTCGTCACCGAGAAGCACGAGGATTTTCTGATGTCCAACCCGCCGTTCTACGAGAACGTGCGCGAACGCTGGGCCGTGCGCATCTCCAACAACGGTGAGTTCATCCACGCCAATCCGCTGACCACCGGCGTGCAGGGTGCGTCCAACGTCACCAACGGGTGTATCAACCTCTCCACCGAGGACGCACAGCAGTATTTCGGTACGGCGATGTACGGCGACCCGGTGGAGGTCACCGGCACCCGTATCGACCTGTCCGCAGCAGACGGTGACCTGTACGACTGGGCCATCGACTGGCCGACCTGGGAGTCGATGTCGGCGCTTCCCGCCGGCGGAGCAACCGCAACCACGACCCCTGCGACCTCGGCACCTGCAACGACGACGGCCCCTGCGCCCGCTGGGTAG
- a CDS encoding UDP-N-acetylmuramate dehydrogenase, translated as MSTAISELTTIRVGGPAREFCVATTGDELVSLVRDADRAGTDVLVVGGGSNLVVGDDGFDGRVIQVTGSRLDIDGEIVTVDAGVEWDAVVQATIDAGLSGMEALSGIPGTTGATPIQNVGAYGASTSELLHSLTVYDRQTQETSVWTPEQCGFGTHRSSVFKRSSRYVILDVTFALKKTTESLPVRYAALSERLDVQIGDVVPVPDVRAAVLALRGERGMVLDASDHDTWSVGSFFLNPVLPEVPEAAAHAPNFPDPAGTKIPAAWLIQNAGFPRGYGTEFGRGTAALSSKHVLAITNRGGATASDIMALAAHVRDGVQEKFGVTLTPECDLVNCALG; from the coding sequence GTGTCTACTGCAATTTCGGAGCTCACCACTATTCGAGTGGGTGGCCCGGCCCGTGAATTCTGTGTCGCGACGACCGGTGACGAGTTGGTTTCGCTGGTGCGCGACGCGGATCGGGCCGGAACCGACGTGTTGGTCGTCGGCGGTGGATCCAACCTGGTCGTCGGCGATGACGGGTTCGACGGTCGGGTGATTCAGGTGACCGGCTCGCGGCTGGACATCGACGGCGAGATCGTGACCGTCGATGCGGGCGTCGAGTGGGATGCCGTCGTGCAGGCGACGATCGATGCAGGTCTGTCCGGGATGGAAGCGCTCTCGGGCATTCCCGGCACCACCGGCGCGACGCCGATCCAGAACGTGGGTGCGTACGGGGCGTCGACGTCGGAGCTGTTGCACAGTCTCACCGTGTACGACCGGCAGACGCAGGAGACGTCGGTATGGACGCCGGAGCAGTGCGGTTTCGGTACGCACCGGTCGTCGGTGTTCAAGCGATCCTCGCGGTACGTGATTCTGGACGTGACGTTCGCGCTGAAGAAGACGACCGAGTCGCTACCGGTGCGCTACGCGGCACTGTCGGAGCGTCTCGATGTGCAGATCGGCGACGTCGTACCGGTGCCGGACGTACGTGCAGCCGTACTGGCTCTGCGCGGCGAGCGGGGGATGGTGCTCGACGCGAGCGATCACGACACGTGGAGTGTCGGATCGTTCTTCCTCAACCCGGTACTGCCCGAGGTGCCCGAGGCCGCTGCGCACGCGCCCAACTTCCCCGACCCCGCGGGAACCAAGATCCCGGCTGCCTGGCTGATCCAGAACGCAGGCTTCCCGCGCGGCTACGGCACCGAATTCGGACGCGGCACCGCGGCATTGTCGTCGAAACACGTGTTGGCCATCACCAACAGAGGCGGGGCGACCGCGTCGGACATCATGGCGCTCGCCGCGCACGTCCGAGACGGTGTGCAGGAGAAGTTCGGCGTCACGCTCACGCCCGAGTGTGACCTCGTCAACTGCGCGCTGGGTTAG
- a CDS encoding YbjN domain-containing protein, translating into MSETAELIDRVLKDRELDYTRRGEVFTVELPGERKLKTTTMLTVGHHGVRIEAFVCRKPDENFEGVYKYLLRRNRRLYGVHYTIDKVGDIYLVGRMSLRAVDGDELDRIFGQTLEAADGDFNVLLELGFAESIKREWAWRVSRGESLANLKAFEHLVGADKAEQA; encoded by the coding sequence ATGAGCGAGACCGCCGAACTGATCGACCGGGTCCTGAAGGATCGCGAACTGGACTACACGCGGCGCGGCGAGGTGTTCACCGTCGAACTGCCCGGGGAACGCAAACTGAAGACGACGACGATGTTGACCGTCGGACATCACGGGGTGCGCATCGAGGCGTTCGTATGCCGCAAGCCCGACGAGAACTTCGAGGGCGTGTACAAGTACCTGCTGCGTCGTAACCGTCGGCTGTACGGGGTGCATTACACCATCGACAAGGTCGGCGATATCTATCTCGTGGGCCGAATGTCGTTGCGGGCTGTCGACGGTGACGAACTCGATCGGATCTTCGGTCAGACCCTCGAGGCAGCCGACGGAGACTTCAACGTGCTGCTCGAACTGGGATTCGCGGAGTCCATCAAACGTGAATGGGCATGGCGGGTCTCGCGTGGCGAATCGTTGGCGAATCTGAAGGCGTTCGAGCATCTGGTGGGAGCAGACAAGGCCGAGCAAGCGTAA
- a CDS encoding ROK family protein, protein MSVTTLHHHHVRPALRSPGRVTAPASRVQLVAPDLRIVDSPVASVLRVACVEGPISRDSAARTTGLSIATVNRQVSALLGVGLLRERADLTASGAIGRPRVPFEVNHEPFSTIGIHIGAVVTGITVSDLRGRILGAVEIPTPGGSPDAALASVTRSAGAFAGRWHRRTPLWVGVAIGGRVDTANGTVDHPRLGWENGRVAGIIGGGLGLPISVSGHVEAMAASELLLAPRLSDTAAAQSSSGTSLYFYARETAGMALTIDGRVHTPASGPGSIAHLPTGSSALCGCGNRGCLEASVSDRAVVAAAVDRKVLAAQPRPSIAAVYQAAQGGSEAARELLVERARILGRTVALLRDMFNPDRVVLGGQAFTAYPAGIPHVGEAFTAHSTLARRDIRVTGFGDRVQEYAATVVSLSSLYSDPLASMRRAAA, encoded by the coding sequence ATGTCCGTAACCACGCTGCACCACCACCACGTTCGCCCCGCTCTGCGCTCGCCCGGACGGGTCACCGCTCCCGCATCCCGCGTCCAACTCGTTGCACCCGATCTGCGGATCGTCGACAGCCCCGTGGCGTCGGTGCTGCGAGTGGCCTGCGTCGAAGGCCCCATCTCACGCGACAGCGCAGCTCGCACAACAGGATTGAGCATCGCCACCGTCAATCGTCAGGTATCGGCTCTGCTCGGTGTCGGGCTGTTGCGCGAGCGTGCGGACCTGACGGCATCGGGCGCGATCGGACGGCCCCGGGTGCCGTTCGAGGTCAACCACGAACCGTTTTCGACGATCGGCATCCACATCGGTGCCGTCGTCACCGGCATCACCGTCAGCGACCTGCGCGGGCGCATCCTCGGCGCCGTCGAGATCCCCACGCCAGGTGGATCCCCCGACGCGGCGCTGGCTTCCGTCACCCGCAGTGCCGGTGCCTTTGCCGGACGCTGGCACCGCCGCACACCGCTGTGGGTCGGCGTAGCCATCGGCGGCCGTGTCGACACCGCGAACGGCACCGTCGACCACCCGCGACTGGGGTGGGAGAACGGCCGCGTCGCCGGCATCATCGGCGGCGGACTCGGCCTTCCCATCTCGGTCTCCGGGCACGTCGAGGCGATGGCAGCCTCGGAATTGTTGCTCGCACCTCGACTGTCGGACACCGCGGCAGCGCAGAGCTCGAGCGGAACCTCCCTCTACTTCTACGCTCGCGAGACCGCAGGCATGGCTCTGACGATCGACGGCCGCGTCCACACCCCGGCGAGCGGCCCCGGGTCCATCGCCCACCTGCCCACCGGATCATCGGCGCTGTGCGGATGCGGTAATCGGGGCTGCCTCGAGGCCTCCGTCAGTGATCGAGCAGTGGTCGCTGCTGCCGTCGACCGTAAAGTTCTTGCGGCGCAGCCACGTCCGAGTATCGCCGCGGTGTACCAGGCAGCGCAGGGCGGTTCGGAGGCGGCGCGCGAACTGCTGGTCGAGCGCGCTCGGATACTGGGTCGGACGGTGGCGCTGCTGCGCGACATGTTCAATCCGGATCGCGTCGTACTCGGGGGCCAGGCGTTCACTGCGTACCCGGCCGGAATCCCGCACGTGGGCGAGGCATTCACCGCGCATTCGACGCTGGCACGCCGGGATATTCGCGTCACCGGATTCGGCGACCGGGTGCAGGAATACGCCGCGACGGTGGTCTCTCTCAGCTCCCTGTACTCCGATCCGCTGGCGTCGATGCGCAGGGCCGCCGCGTAG
- a CDS encoding alpha/beta fold hydrolase, whose product MSTPAAGPVRQATGIDGANIVYRVSGDPEARPLVLLHGWAQSSACWGEGLLANLAERYRVVAVDLRGHGYSDAPATGYADSEIWAGDVEAVLAAEGINADAVLLGWSYGGLVICDYLAEHGTGAVAGIVLVGAITSIGRGEAGGRVGTAMRAAIPGAMAEEPRVAIKALGSFGNALTGPTEGKGTEAQALFGLTLSTRPRVRAALFDRAVGHDDLLRSLDVPAFVLHGTEDTVVDVSAGRHAAELIPTAVASYWEGVDHGPFMADPERFFAEVTEFVDGLSLPGRLKR is encoded by the coding sequence ATGAGCACCCCTGCAGCAGGACCGGTTCGCCAGGCCACCGGGATCGACGGAGCCAACATCGTCTACCGCGTCAGCGGTGACCCCGAGGCGAGGCCACTGGTTCTGCTGCACGGGTGGGCGCAGAGCTCGGCGTGCTGGGGCGAGGGACTGTTGGCGAACTTGGCCGAGCGGTACCGCGTTGTCGCCGTCGACCTGCGGGGTCACGGCTACTCCGATGCCCCTGCGACGGGGTACGCCGACTCCGAGATCTGGGCCGGGGACGTCGAGGCGGTGCTCGCTGCAGAGGGCATCAACGCCGACGCGGTGCTCCTGGGCTGGTCCTACGGTGGTCTGGTGATCTGTGACTACCTCGCCGAACACGGCACGGGCGCGGTGGCGGGCATCGTGCTCGTCGGCGCGATCACCAGCATCGGCAGGGGAGAAGCAGGCGGACGCGTGGGGACGGCCATGCGGGCGGCGATCCCCGGTGCGATGGCCGAGGAGCCCCGCGTAGCCATCAAGGCGCTCGGTAGCTTCGGCAACGCGTTGACCGGGCCCACAGAAGGCAAGGGCACGGAAGCGCAGGCGCTGTTCGGGTTGACCCTGTCCACCCGGCCGCGAGTGCGCGCCGCCCTGTTCGATCGTGCCGTCGGGCATGACGACCTGCTCCGCAGCCTCGATGTGCCGGCATTCGTGCTGCACGGCACCGAGGACACCGTCGTCGACGTCTCCGCCGGGCGTCACGCAGCGGAGTTGATTCCCACGGCCGTGGCGTCGTATTGGGAGGGCGTGGATCACGGACCGTTCATGGCCGATCCCGAGAGGTTCTTCGCCGAGGTGACCGAGTTCGTGGATGGTCTGAGTCTGCCCGGTCGTCTGAAGAGGTAG
- the mshA gene encoding D-inositol-3-phosphate glycosyltransferase translates to MTGHQLSRVAVLSLHTSPLAQPGTGDAGGMNVYVLQSAKELAKRGVEVEIFTRATASTDAPVVEAAPGVLVRNIVAGPFEGLDKHDLPTQLCAFAAGVLREEARHEPGYYDLVHSHYWLSGQVGWLARDRWGVPLVHTAHTLAAVKNASLAHGDSPEPAARQIGEQQVVAEADRLIANTTEEAKSLVEIYGASQDSIDVVAPGADLAQYNPGDKLAARIELGLNPDESIVAFVGRIQPLKAPDVLIAAAAEVLQRDPSSPLRVLIVGGPSGSGLDRPDSLIDLAESLGITSRVTFLPPQPSSRLAQIYRAADVVAVPSYNESFGLVAIEAQACGTPVLAADVGGLGVAVRSGETGRLVQGHRTEDWADALASMLSDRTALADMASAAPRHAKNFSWEHTADGLIESYRQAKFHFDRGEAPSEFSPRRVRGLSKLRRSGAVTA, encoded by the coding sequence GTGACTGGACACCAGCTGAGCAGGGTCGCTGTGTTGTCCTTGCATACGTCCCCACTGGCGCAGCCCGGAACGGGTGACGCGGGTGGCATGAACGTCTACGTGTTGCAGAGCGCCAAGGAGCTGGCCAAGCGGGGTGTGGAGGTCGAGATCTTCACCCGGGCCACGGCGTCCACCGATGCTCCCGTCGTCGAGGCAGCACCCGGAGTGCTGGTCCGCAACATCGTCGCCGGCCCGTTCGAGGGGCTGGACAAACACGACCTGCCCACCCAGCTGTGCGCGTTCGCGGCCGGGGTACTGCGTGAGGAAGCCCGGCACGAGCCCGGTTACTACGATCTGGTGCACTCGCACTACTGGCTCTCGGGTCAGGTGGGCTGGCTCGCGCGCGATCGCTGGGGAGTGCCGCTGGTACACACCGCGCACACCCTCGCCGCTGTCAAGAACGCCTCGTTGGCGCATGGTGATTCACCTGAGCCTGCGGCGCGCCAGATCGGCGAGCAGCAAGTGGTGGCCGAGGCAGACCGGCTGATCGCCAACACGACCGAGGAAGCGAAGTCCCTCGTGGAGATCTACGGGGCCTCGCAGGACTCGATCGACGTGGTTGCGCCGGGAGCCGATCTGGCGCAATACAATCCGGGGGACAAGCTCGCGGCCCGCATCGAGCTGGGTCTGAACCCCGACGAGTCGATCGTCGCATTCGTCGGACGCATCCAACCGCTCAAGGCTCCGGACGTGCTCATCGCCGCGGCCGCCGAAGTGCTGCAGCGAGATCCGTCGTCGCCGCTACGGGTCCTCATCGTCGGCGGGCCGTCGGGCAGCGGGTTGGATCGGCCAGACAGCCTCATCGATCTGGCCGAGAGTCTCGGGATCACCTCGCGGGTGACGTTCCTGCCGCCGCAACCGTCGTCGCGTCTGGCCCAGATCTACCGCGCCGCGGATGTCGTTGCGGTGCCGAGTTACAACGAATCGTTCGGCCTGGTCGCGATCGAAGCTCAGGCGTGCGGAACGCCGGTGTTGGCAGCCGATGTGGGCGGTCTCGGTGTGGCCGTGCGATCGGGCGAGACCGGTCGGCTGGTGCAGGGGCACCGCACCGAGGATTGGGCCGATGCGCTCGCGTCGATGCTCTCGGATCGAACTGCTTTGGCGGACATGGCAAGTGCGGCACCTCGGCATGCCAAAAACTTCTCGTGGGAGCACACTGCGGACGGTCTCATCGAGAGTTACCGACAGGCCAAATTCCATTTCGACCGCGGTGAGGCACCGAGCGAGTTCTCGCCGCGACGGGTCCGAGGATTGTCGAAACTACGCAGATCAGGAGCTGTGACTGCATGA
- a CDS encoding SDR family NAD(P)-dependent oxidoreductase, which yields MTSPEHIAPDTRIAVVTGASSGIGAATARQLAADGFHVVIGARRLDRLEELASDIGGTALELDVTDEDSVAAFAAVIPRVDVLVNNAGGAKGLAPVIDADLDDWRWMWETNVLGTLRVTKSLLPKLIDSGDGLIVTITSVAAFEAYDNGSGYTSAKHAQAVLHRTLRGELLGKPVRLTEVAPGAVETEFSLVRFDGDAAKADAVYQGITPLVASDIAEVIGFVASRPSHVNLDQIIIKPRDQAGPGRFSRK from the coding sequence ATGACCTCGCCCGAACACATCGCACCCGATACCCGAATCGCCGTCGTCACCGGAGCGAGTTCCGGCATCGGCGCGGCCACCGCACGCCAACTCGCCGCCGATGGATTCCACGTGGTGATCGGAGCCCGCAGACTCGACCGGCTCGAGGAGTTGGCGTCGGACATCGGCGGTACGGCCCTGGAACTCGATGTCACGGACGAGGATTCGGTAGCGGCCTTCGCCGCGGTGATCCCCCGCGTCGACGTCCTGGTCAACAATGCAGGCGGCGCAAAGGGACTGGCTCCGGTGATCGACGCCGACCTCGACGACTGGCGCTGGATGTGGGAGACCAACGTCCTCGGCACGCTACGTGTCACGAAGTCGTTGCTGCCCAAGCTGATCGACTCCGGCGACGGCCTCATCGTCACGATCACCTCGGTTGCTGCGTTCGAGGCGTACGACAACGGCTCGGGGTACACCTCCGCCAAACACGCGCAGGCCGTGCTGCATCGGACGCTACGCGGCGAACTGCTGGGTAAGCCGGTGCGGTTGACCGAGGTTGCGCCCGGTGCCGTGGAGACCGAATTCTCGCTCGTCCGCTTCGACGGTGACGCCGCCAAGGCCGACGCCGTCTACCAGGGCATCACACCACTGGTGGCGAGCGACATCGCGGAGGTGATCGGCTTCGTGGCCTCCCGCCCGTCGCACGTCAACCTCGATCAGATCATCATCAAGCCGCGCGATCAGGCCGGCCCGGGGCGCTTTTCCCGTAAGTAG